The following proteins are co-located in the Pomacea canaliculata isolate SZHN2017 linkage group LG10, ASM307304v1, whole genome shotgun sequence genome:
- the LOC112573224 gene encoding uncharacterized protein LOC112573224 isoform X2 gives MTKKMLQTTLLVYVLLTVSWASDDSLENTGWIRFTVKEICNDWAKLQWEPVLEKFSISQRPPRFTSCEISYMNLHTQEARLVMVVPDSKVNWLKLGKLEESTHYMASMTCNNTFTSATIHFVTGFPCRGEVETEASLNTTEVSRKPVQLSKASGGISVTDTVLGLLFGLCGATIVTCAAYYYWKKRRHRQRILLIFRQSQSDPFLALHGPADQMTIIGL, from the exons ATGACTAAGAAGATGCTACAGACAACACTGCTAGTTTACG tgttaCTTACTGTCTCGTGGGCCAGTGATGACAGCTTAGAAAACACAGGATGGATCCGTTTTACTGTCAAAGAAATCTGTAATGACTGGGCTAAACTTCAGTGGGAGCCTGTTCTGGAAAAGTTTTCTATTTCTCAAAGACCCCCTCGTTTCACATCATGTGAAATTTCCTATATGAACCTACATACCCAAGAGGCAAGACTTGTGATGGTGGTCCCTGATTCCAAGGTCAACTGGCTGAAGCTGGGAAAACTAGAGGAAAGTACACACTATATGGCTTCAATGACATGCAACAATACCTTCACATCAGCTACTATCCATTTTGTTACAG gaTTTCCTTGCAGGGGAGAGGTTGAGACCGAAGCATCACTGAACACAACTGAAGTTTCCAGGAAACCAGTACAGTTAAGCAAAGCAAGTGGAGGGATATCAGTAACAGACACTGTGTTGGGACTCTTATTTGGGCTGTGTGGGGCCACCATAGTCACCTGTGCAGCATATTATTACTGGAAAAAACGCAGGCATCGTCAACGGATCCTTCTCATTTTTAG gcAATCTCAGTCAGATCCATTCCTTGCTCTCCATGGACCAGCAGATCAAATGACAATCATTGGTCTTTAA
- the LOC112573224 gene encoding uncharacterized protein LOC112573224 isoform X1: MRNTSWCSFSVCEMRAMLLTVSWASDDSLENTGWIRFTVKEICNDWAKLQWEPVLEKFSISQRPPRFTSCEISYMNLHTQEARLVMVVPDSKVNWLKLGKLEESTHYMASMTCNNTFTSATIHFVTGFPCRGEVETEASLNTTEVSRKPVQLSKASGGISVTDTVLGLLFGLCGATIVTCAAYYYWKKRRHRQRILLIFRQSQSDPFLALHGPADQMTIIGL; the protein is encoded by the exons ATGCGTAATACAAGTTGGTGTTCTTTCAGTGTGTGCGAGATGAGAGCGA tgttaCTTACTGTCTCGTGGGCCAGTGATGACAGCTTAGAAAACACAGGATGGATCCGTTTTACTGTCAAAGAAATCTGTAATGACTGGGCTAAACTTCAGTGGGAGCCTGTTCTGGAAAAGTTTTCTATTTCTCAAAGACCCCCTCGTTTCACATCATGTGAAATTTCCTATATGAACCTACATACCCAAGAGGCAAGACTTGTGATGGTGGTCCCTGATTCCAAGGTCAACTGGCTGAAGCTGGGAAAACTAGAGGAAAGTACACACTATATGGCTTCAATGACATGCAACAATACCTTCACATCAGCTACTATCCATTTTGTTACAG gaTTTCCTTGCAGGGGAGAGGTTGAGACCGAAGCATCACTGAACACAACTGAAGTTTCCAGGAAACCAGTACAGTTAAGCAAAGCAAGTGGAGGGATATCAGTAACAGACACTGTGTTGGGACTCTTATTTGGGCTGTGTGGGGCCACCATAGTCACCTGTGCAGCATATTATTACTGGAAAAAACGCAGGCATCGTCAACGGATCCTTCTCATTTTTAG gcAATCTCAGTCAGATCCATTCCTTGCTCTCCATGGACCAGCAGATCAAATGACAATCATTGGTCTTTAA
- the LOC112573223 gene encoding U2 small nuclear ribonucleoprotein A'-like, translating into MVRLTADLIEQSAQYTNAVRDRELDLRGYRIPVIENLGATLDQFDTIDFSDNDIRKLDGFPLLKRLKVLLFNNNRMVRIGENLGEVIPNLNTLILTNNAIHELGDLDPLASLSKLEHLSLLRNPVIAKKHYRYYVIFRIPSLRVLDFQRIRLKEREAAARLFKGKKGQQLAAEVGKKSKTFVPGEDLPEKRATPSGPSKEDIEAIKQAIARASTLEEVERLKQLLLSGQIPSNKPASNPQATGGEEEEEEDEEIEEEKTMDMQEDQDEKPSFQKEEEAEEEDDDEDMET; encoded by the exons ATGGTCCGCTTGACAGCAGACCTCATTGAGCAGAGTGCCCAGTACACAAACGCTGTAAGAGACCGGGAACTTGATTTGAGAG gTTACCGGATTCCAGTCATCGAAAACCTTGGCGCCACCCTT GATCAGTTTGACACAATAGATTTCTCTGACAACGATATTCGGAAGTTGGATGGCTTTCCTCTTTTGAAACGACTGAAGGTTTTGCTCTTCAACAATAACAGAATGGT TCGAATAGGGGAGAACCTAGGTGAAGTGATTCCCAACCTGAATACTCTGATCTTGACCAATAATGCCATTCATGAGCTGGGAGATCTGGATCCTCTTGCTTCCTTGTCAAAACTGGAGCACCTCAG TTTGCTGCGAAATCCAGTGATTGCAAAGAAACATTACAGATACTATGTCATCTTCCGAATACCTTCTCTTCGAGTGCTAGATTTTCAGAGGATTCGACTTAAG GAGCGAGAAGCAGCTGCTCGGTTGTTCAAGGGCAAAAAGGGGCAGCAACTTGCAGCAGAAGTGGGCAAGAAAAGCAAGACCTTTGTTCCTGGTGAGGATCTTCCAGAGAAACGAGCTACTCCTAGTGGACCATCCAAAGAAGATATTGAAGCAATTAAG CAAGCCATTGCTCGTGCCTCTACTCTGGAAGAAGTGGAGAGACTGAAGCAGTTGTTATTATCTGGCCAGATCCCTTCCAACAAACCTGCTTCAAACCCACAAGccacag gtggggaggaggaagaggaggaggatgaggagatagaggaagaaaaaacaatggACATGCAGGAAGATCAGGATGAAAAACCCAGTTtccagaaagaagaagaagctgaGGAGGAGGACGATGATGAAGACATGGAGACATAA